A single region of the Streptosporangiales bacterium genome encodes:
- a CDS encoding DUF998 domain-containing protein has protein sequence MTNNDTPHATRPAACEPTREAKITRSLLGYGVLAGPVYLVAYLVQGLVRDGFDVTVHAASLLTAGPYGWVQVVNFVLTGAMVVTAAVGLRRALATGRGRTWGPLLLGVYGASMIGAGIFRADPAFGFPAGTPDGPGAVSWHGTLHFVLGGIGFLGFIAACVVFATRFAGRGERGWAAFSAVTGFVFLAAFIGIASGSAGPFTTLPFVAAVVLSFGWLGALSARLYRELG, from the coding sequence ATGACCAACAACGACACACCCCACGCAACCCGGCCGGCGGCGTGCGAACCGACCCGCGAGGCGAAGATCACCAGGTCGCTGCTGGGCTACGGCGTGCTCGCCGGCCCCGTCTACCTGGTGGCTTATCTGGTCCAGGGGCTGGTACGTGACGGGTTCGACGTCACGGTGCACGCCGCGAGCCTGCTCACCGCCGGCCCGTACGGCTGGGTCCAGGTGGTGAACTTCGTACTCACAGGCGCAATGGTGGTCACGGCCGCGGTCGGCCTGAGGCGGGCGCTTGCTACCGGGCGCGGTCGCACCTGGGGCCCGCTGCTGCTCGGCGTATACGGCGCCAGCATGATCGGCGCGGGCATCTTCCGCGCGGACCCCGCATTCGGCTTCCCCGCCGGCACCCCGGACGGTCCCGGCGCCGTGAGCTGGCACGGCACGCTGCACTTCGTGCTCGGTGGCATCGGCTTCCTCGGCTTCATCGCAGCCTGCGTCGTCTTCGCCACGCGCTTCGCCGGGCGCGGCGAGCGCGGCTGGGCGGCCTTCTCCGCGGTCACCGGGTTCGTGTTCCTCGCCGCGTTCATCGGCATCGCCTCGGGGTCGGCTGGTCCCTTCACCACGTTGCCGTTCGTCGCCGCCGTGGTGCTGTCGTTCGGCTGGCTCGGCGCACTGTCCGCCCGCCTCTACCGCGAGCTCGGCTGA
- a CDS encoding DUF4031 domain-containing protein codes for MTVLVDPAAWPRHGRLWCHLVSDESYDELHAFAARVGLPSRAFHRDHYDVPAERRDDVIAAGAVPVRSRVLVQRLVAAGLRRR; via the coding sequence GTGACCGTGCTCGTCGATCCCGCGGCCTGGCCCCGCCACGGCAGACTCTGGTGCCACCTGGTCAGCGACGAGTCGTACGACGAGCTGCACGCCTTCGCGGCGCGCGTCGGCCTGCCGAGCAGGGCGTTCCACCGCGACCACTACGACGTGCCGGCCGAGCGGCGCGACGACGTGATCGCGGCCGGCGCGGTGCCGGTGCGGTCCAGGGTGCTCGTGCAGCGGTTGGTGGCTGCGGGCCTACGCCGCCGCTGA
- a CDS encoding DUF3159 domain-containing protein, translated as MSDPHPTPPRQETLADLLGGRGGALDASLPPAAFVVGWLVTGRSIGWGAVVAIGVGVLVGGYRLLRGKKPRAALLSVALVVIAALVALYTGRAADFFLIQLLSNIASALVWSVSIAFRWPLLGVVVGGVLGQRTRWRRDPALLRAYSWASWLWVGQYVLRVAVYGPLWLAGLVVPLGIARLALSWPLQVACIAASWWVLRKVLPAAHPGLRHPQAPEQTAN; from the coding sequence GTGTCAGACCCGCACCCGACGCCGCCCCGGCAGGAGACCCTCGCCGATCTGCTCGGCGGCCGCGGTGGCGCGCTCGACGCGAGCCTGCCGCCGGCGGCATTCGTCGTCGGCTGGCTGGTGACCGGAAGGTCCATCGGCTGGGGTGCGGTCGTTGCTATCGGTGTCGGTGTGCTCGTCGGCGGGTACCGGCTGCTGCGCGGGAAGAAGCCGCGTGCGGCGTTGCTGAGCGTCGCGCTCGTCGTGATCGCCGCGCTCGTCGCGCTCTACACCGGCAGGGCCGCCGACTTCTTCCTCATCCAGCTGCTCTCCAACATCGCGAGCGCTCTGGTGTGGTCGGTGAGCATCGCGTTCCGCTGGCCGCTGCTCGGGGTGGTCGTCGGTGGGGTTCTCGGGCAGCGCACCCGCTGGCGCCGCGACCCCGCGCTGCTGCGGGCGTACAGCTGGGCGAGCTGGCTGTGGGTGGGGCAGTACGTGCTGCGCGTCGCCGTGTACGGGCCGCTCTGGCTGGCCGGCCTGGTCGTGCCGCTGGGCATCGCGCGGCTCGCCCTGAGCTGGCCGCTGCAGGTAGCGTGCATCGCGGCGAGCTGGTGGGTGCTGCGTAAGGTGCTGCCCGCAGCGCATCCGGGGCTTCGCCACCCCCAGGCCCCCGAGCAGACGGCGAACTGA
- a CDS encoding threonine synthase, translating to MRKGLALTVQPTARTFGPARGLSCRECGQTYDIGPRYACELCFGPLEVAYEFGNITRESIAAGPPNIWRYRGLLPVPEHVADTPNTEPGCTRLVRADGLANALGIRQLWLKDDTGNPTHSFKDRVVAVALAAARELGFKVLACPSTGNLANAVAAASARGGIQSVVLIPHDLEEQKITTTAVYGGALLAVEGTYDDVNRLASELAGEFEDWAFVNVNVRPYYAEGSKTLGYEIAEQLGWRLPQQIVVPVASGSQLTKVDKAFTELTKLGLVDETPYRVYGAQATGCSPVAQAYQGGHDVVQPVKPSTIAKSLAIGNPADGPYVLDIARRTGGAVAHVSDEEIVEAIQLLARTEGIFAETAGGVTVAVLKKLVESGQIDPEAETAAIISGDGLKTLGAVSDVAKPAATIAPSVAAFNEVSPALGLSR from the coding sequence ATGAGGAAGGGCCTCGCTTTGACTGTTCAGCCAACCGCACGCACGTTCGGCCCCGCTCGGGGGCTCAGTTGCAGGGAGTGCGGCCAGACCTACGACATCGGTCCCCGCTACGCGTGTGAGCTGTGCTTCGGGCCGCTCGAGGTCGCCTACGAGTTCGGCAACATCACCCGTGAGTCCATCGCCGCCGGGCCACCGAACATCTGGCGCTACCGCGGACTGCTGCCGGTGCCCGAGCACGTAGCGGACACCCCGAACACCGAGCCCGGTTGTACGCGGCTGGTCCGCGCCGACGGGCTGGCGAACGCGCTGGGCATCAGGCAGCTGTGGCTGAAGGACGACACCGGCAACCCGACGCACTCGTTCAAGGACCGCGTGGTCGCCGTCGCGCTCGCCGCCGCCCGCGAGCTCGGCTTCAAGGTGCTCGCCTGCCCGTCGACGGGCAACCTCGCCAACGCGGTCGCCGCGGCGTCCGCTCGGGGCGGCATCCAGTCGGTCGTGCTGATCCCGCACGACCTGGAGGAGCAGAAGATCACCACCACCGCCGTGTACGGCGGTGCGCTGCTCGCGGTGGAGGGCACCTACGACGACGTCAACCGGTTGGCGTCAGAGCTGGCCGGTGAGTTCGAGGACTGGGCGTTCGTGAACGTCAACGTCCGGCCGTACTACGCCGAAGGCTCCAAGACGCTCGGTTACGAGATCGCGGAGCAGCTGGGCTGGCGGCTGCCGCAGCAGATCGTGGTGCCGGTGGCGTCCGGTTCGCAGCTGACGAAGGTCGACAAGGCGTTCACCGAGCTGACCAAGCTCGGCCTGGTCGACGAGACGCCGTACCGGGTGTACGGCGCGCAGGCCACCGGCTGCTCGCCGGTCGCGCAGGCGTACCAGGGCGGCCACGACGTGGTGCAGCCGGTGAAGCCGAGCACCATCGCGAAGTCGCTGGCCATCGGCAACCCGGCCGACGGGCCGTACGTGCTCGACATCGCGCGCCGCACCGGCGGTGCGGTCGCGCACGTCTCCGACGAGGAGATCGTCGAGGCGATCCAGCTGCTGGCACGTACCGAGGGCATCTTCGCGGAAACCGCGGGCGGCGTGACGGTGGCGGTGCTGAAGAAGCTCGTCGAGTCCGGCCAGATCGACCCGGAGGCGGAGACCGCGGCCATCATCTCCGGCGACGGGCTGAAGACACTCGGCGCAGTGAGCGACGTGGCGAAGCCCGCGGCGACCATCGCCCCGAGCGTCGCGGCATTCAACGAGGTATCACCGGCACTCGGCCTCAGCAGATGA
- a CDS encoding membrane dipeptidase produces MTSEPFARARDLLRTTPLVDGHNDLLYAMRELADYDFDAVDIAESQPRLHTDIQRLRAGGLGVQFWSVYVPSSLPANTAVVRTLEQLDAMYQLLARYPETFEVAYTADDVERVFAAGRIASLAGMEGGHSIACSLGALRMMYRLGARYLTLTHNHNTPWADSATDEPTVGGLDDFGREVVREMNRLGMLVDLSHVAPVTMRAALDTTAAPVLFSHSSCRALCDVPRNVPDDVLEQLPGNGGVCMVTFVPSFVSQQVVDYQREAETAARKAGLSAPRALHDKATRAFYAKYEQEHPKPRATLAQVVDHVEHAREVAGVDHIGLGGDYDGCDGLPDGLTDVGCYPALLAELTDRGWSDDDLAKLAGRNALRVLRDAEDVAGWLQGERAPSRMQATARR; encoded by the coding sequence ATGACGTCCGAGCCCTTCGCCCGTGCCCGCGACCTGCTGCGCACCACCCCACTCGTGGACGGCCACAACGACCTGCTCTACGCGATGCGTGAGCTCGCCGACTACGACTTCGACGCCGTGGACATCGCCGAGTCGCAGCCCCGGCTGCACACCGACATCCAGCGGCTGCGTGCCGGCGGGCTGGGGGTGCAGTTCTGGTCGGTGTACGTGCCGTCCAGCCTGCCGGCGAACACCGCCGTCGTGCGCACCCTGGAACAGCTCGACGCGATGTACCAGCTGCTCGCCAGGTACCCGGAGACGTTCGAGGTGGCGTACACGGCCGACGACGTGGAGCGGGTCTTCGCCGCCGGCCGGATCGCGTCGCTGGCGGGCATGGAGGGCGGCCACTCGATCGCCTGCTCGCTGGGTGCGCTGCGGATGATGTACCGGCTCGGCGCGCGCTACCTGACGCTGACGCACAACCACAACACGCCGTGGGCGGACTCCGCGACCGACGAGCCCACGGTCGGCGGGCTGGATGACTTCGGCCGCGAGGTGGTGCGGGAGATGAACCGGCTGGGCATGCTGGTCGACCTGTCGCACGTCGCCCCGGTGACCATGCGGGCGGCGCTAGACACCACGGCGGCGCCCGTGCTGTTCTCGCACTCGTCCTGCCGTGCGCTGTGCGACGTGCCGCGCAACGTCCCCGACGACGTGCTCGAGCAGCTGCCTGGCAACGGCGGGGTCTGCATGGTCACCTTCGTGCCGTCGTTCGTGTCGCAGCAGGTGGTGGACTACCAGCGGGAGGCGGAGACGGCCGCGCGGAAGGCCGGCCTGTCCGCGCCGCGTGCGCTGCACGACAAGGCCACGAGGGCGTTCTACGCGAAGTACGAGCAGGAGCACCCGAAGCCGCGCGCGACGCTGGCGCAGGTCGTCGACCACGTCGAGCACGCCCGCGAGGTCGCCGGGGTGGACCACATCGGCCTCGGCGGCGACTACGACGGCTGTGACGGTCTGCCGGACGGGCTCACCGACGTCGGCTGCTATCCCGCGCTGCTCGCCGAGCTGACCGACCGTGGCTGGTCCGACGACGACCTGGCGAAGCTGGCCGGCCGCAACGCGCTGCGGGTGCTCCGCGACGCCGAGGACGTGGCCGGGTGGCTGCAGGGTGAGCGGGCGCCGTCCCGGATGCAGGCGACCGCACGCCGGTGA
- the groL gene encoding chaperonin GroEL, whose protein sequence is MAKMIAFNEDARRRLERGMNALADAVKVTLGPKGRNVVLDKKWGAPTITNDGVSIAKEIELEDPWERIGAELVKEVAKKTDDVAGDGTTTATVLAQALVREGLRNVAAGANPMSLKKGIEVAVERVAEELSKQSKDVETKEQIASTASISAADPSVGEIIAEAMDKVGKEGVITVEESNTFGLELELTEGMRFDKGYVSGYFVTDNDRMEAVLEDPYILLHQGKISAVKDMLPLLEKVMQSGKQLLIIAEDVEGEGLATLVVNKIRGTFKSVAVKAPGFGDRRKAMLQDMAILTGGQVISEDVGLKLENADIELLGQARKVVVTKDETTIIDGSGDAEQIQGRVNEIRTEIENSDSDYDREKLQERLAKLAGGVAVIKVGAATEVELKERKHRIEDAVRNAKAAVEEGVLPGGGVALLAAEAAFEKIDLEGDELTGALIVKTALKAPTLQIAHNAGLEGGVVVEKIRSLGAGQGLNAATGGYVDMVKEGIIEPAKVTRSAIQNAGSIAGLFLTTEAVVADKPEKAAPAAPGGDGGMGGMDF, encoded by the coding sequence ATGGCCAAGATGATCGCGTTCAACGAGGATGCCCGCCGGCGCCTCGAGCGCGGCATGAACGCCCTTGCCGATGCCGTCAAGGTGACGCTCGGTCCCAAGGGCCGCAACGTCGTTCTGGACAAGAAGTGGGGTGCCCCCACCATCACCAACGATGGTGTGAGCATTGCCAAGGAGATCGAGCTCGAGGACCCGTGGGAGAGGATCGGGGCGGAGCTCGTCAAAGAGGTCGCGAAGAAGACCGACGACGTCGCCGGTGATGGTACGACGACGGCGACCGTCCTCGCGCAGGCGCTGGTCCGTGAGGGTCTGCGCAACGTTGCCGCCGGCGCCAACCCGATGTCCCTGAAGAAGGGCATCGAGGTCGCCGTCGAGCGCGTCGCCGAGGAGCTGTCCAAGCAGAGCAAGGACGTCGAGACCAAGGAGCAGATCGCGTCCACCGCGTCGATCTCCGCGGCCGACCCGAGCGTGGGCGAGATCATCGCCGAGGCGATGGACAAGGTCGGCAAGGAAGGCGTCATCACCGTCGAGGAGAGCAACACCTTCGGGCTCGAGCTCGAGCTCACCGAGGGTATGCGCTTCGACAAGGGCTACGTCTCCGGTTACTTCGTCACCGACAACGACCGGATGGAAGCCGTCCTCGAGGACCCGTACATCCTGCTCCACCAGGGTAAGATCTCGGCCGTCAAGGACATGCTCCCGCTGCTCGAGAAGGTCATGCAGAGCGGCAAGCAGCTGCTGATCATCGCCGAGGACGTCGAGGGCGAGGGTCTTGCGACTCTGGTCGTCAACAAGATCCGCGGCACCTTCAAGTCGGTCGCCGTGAAGGCGCCTGGCTTCGGTGACCGTCGCAAGGCGATGCTGCAGGACATGGCGATCCTCACCGGTGGCCAGGTCATCAGCGAGGACGTCGGTCTCAAGCTGGAGAACGCCGACATCGAGCTGCTCGGTCAGGCGCGCAAGGTGGTCGTCACGAAGGACGAGACGACGATCATCGACGGCTCCGGCGACGCCGAGCAGATCCAGGGCCGGGTCAACGAGATCCGCACCGAGATCGAGAACAGCGACTCCGACTACGACCGCGAGAAGCTGCAGGAGCGCCTGGCCAAGCTGGCCGGCGGTGTTGCGGTGATCAAGGTCGGTGCCGCCACCGAGGTGGAGCTGAAGGAGCGCAAGCACCGCATCGAGGACGCCGTTCGCAACGCAAAGGCGGCCGTCGAGGAGGGTGTGCTTCCTGGCGGTGGCGTCGCGCTGCTCGCTGCGGAGGCCGCGTTCGAGAAGATCGACCTGGAGGGTGACGAGCTCACCGGTGCGCTGATCGTGAAGACCGCACTGAAGGCTCCGACCCTGCAGATCGCGCACAACGCCGGTCTCGAGGGCGGCGTCGTCGTCGAGAAGATCCGTTCGCTGGGTGCGGGCCAGGGCCTGAACGCGGCGACCGGTGGGTACGTCGACATGGTCAAGGAAGGCATCATCGAGCCGGCCAAGGTGACCCGCTCGGCGATCCAGAACGCCGGCTCCATCGCCGGTCTGTTCCTGACCACCGAGGCGGTCGTCGCCGACAAGCCGGAGAAGGCCGCACCGGCCGCTCCGGGTGGCGACGGCGGCATGGGCGGCATGGACTTCTGA
- the dinB gene encoding DNA polymerase IV translates to MRAPTILHADLDAFYASVEQRDDPSLRGKPVIVGMGVVLAASYEAKACGVRTAMGATTRARHLCPRARVVAPRMSAYSAASKAVFEVFKQTTPLVEGLSIDEAFLDVGGLRKLVGPAAEIASTLRREVATQVGLPITVGVARTKFLAKVASGVAKPDGLLVVPPDGELGFLHPLPIERLWGVGPTTAEKLRKRRVHTVGQVAGLPETELVALLGKAAGRHLHALAHNRDPRPIETGRRRRSVGAQRALGRHPRSADELASILAGLVDRVSRRLRTGGRACRTVVLRLRFDDFTRVTRSHTLAQPTTLTEPLCATAHGLLATAMPMIREHGITMIGVSLANLDDDSLQLPLPFDADAEAALDGALDDVRSRFGHGAVTRAALLRHGDGIAVPLAAGLMVESNTCSTPTSGPFPPDVPPRTGITPSTRTRDRTNPAGGAPGSVGIAHRAPTTSGPGSRRCSADPPTTCPPPGAQSRGLLPPSDHGPRHVRHPRAAAAVQLTHRPRARPPGPRAGICYLRQIAVPGTSSALVGHSGA, encoded by the coding sequence ATGAGGGCTCCGACGATCCTGCACGCCGATCTCGACGCGTTCTACGCCTCCGTCGAGCAGCGTGACGACCCCTCACTGCGCGGCAAGCCGGTGATCGTCGGCATGGGGGTGGTGCTGGCAGCGAGCTACGAGGCGAAGGCGTGCGGGGTCCGGACGGCGATGGGCGCCACCACCCGTGCGCGCCACCTATGCCCGCGCGCACGGGTGGTGGCGCCGCGGATGTCCGCGTACAGCGCGGCCAGCAAGGCCGTCTTCGAGGTGTTCAAGCAGACCACGCCACTGGTCGAGGGGCTGTCCATCGACGAGGCGTTCCTGGATGTCGGCGGCCTGCGCAAGCTCGTCGGCCCGGCGGCGGAGATCGCCAGCACGCTACGCCGCGAGGTCGCCACCCAGGTGGGGCTGCCGATCACCGTCGGGGTGGCCCGTACGAAGTTCCTTGCCAAGGTCGCGAGCGGGGTGGCGAAGCCGGACGGCCTGCTCGTGGTACCGCCAGACGGCGAGCTCGGGTTCCTGCACCCACTACCGATCGAGCGCCTCTGGGGCGTCGGCCCCACCACAGCGGAGAAGCTGCGCAAGCGCCGCGTCCACACCGTCGGGCAGGTCGCAGGACTGCCAGAGACCGAGCTCGTCGCACTGTTGGGCAAGGCCGCCGGGCGACACCTGCACGCACTGGCGCACAATCGCGACCCGCGCCCCATCGAGACCGGCCGCAGGCGGCGGTCGGTCGGCGCGCAGCGGGCGCTCGGCCGGCACCCACGCTCGGCCGACGAGCTCGCCAGCATCCTCGCCGGCCTGGTCGACCGCGTCAGCCGCCGGTTGCGCACCGGCGGCCGGGCGTGCCGTACCGTCGTCCTGCGGCTGCGCTTCGACGACTTCACCCGGGTGACCCGCTCACACACGCTGGCCCAGCCGACGACGCTGACCGAGCCGCTGTGCGCGACCGCGCACGGGCTGCTCGCCACGGCGATGCCAATGATCAGGGAGCACGGCATCACCATGATCGGCGTCAGCCTGGCCAACCTGGACGACGACTCGCTCCAGCTGCCACTGCCGTTCGACGCGGACGCCGAGGCGGCGCTCGACGGCGCCCTCGACGACGTCCGCAGCCGCTTCGGGCACGGCGCCGTCACCAGGGCGGCACTTCTCCGTCACGGCGACGGGATCGCGGTTCCCCTTGCTGCCGGACTGATGGTAGAATCGAACACATGTTCGACGCCGACCAGCGGTCCCTTCCCACCGGACGTCCCACCGCGGACTGGGATCACACCATCGACCCGCACCCGAGACCGTACCAACCCGGCTGGCGGCGCTCCTGGTTCCGTCGGCATCGCGCACAGGGCTCCGACGACGAGCGGCCCGGGCAGCCGCCGCTGTTCAGCTGACCCACCGACCACGTGCCCGCCCCCCGGGGCCCAGAGCCGGGGTCTGCTACCTCCGTCAGATCACGGTCCCAGGCACGTCAGGCACCCCCGGGCAGCCGCCGCTGTTCAGCTGACCCACCGACCACGTGCCCGCCCCCCGGGGCCCAGAGCCGGGATCTGCTACCTCCGTCAGATCGCGGTTCCGGGCACGTCGAGCGCCCTTGTTGGTCACTCGGGCGCGTAA
- a CDS encoding alpha/beta fold hydrolase translates to MSARVVLLHGMGLSRRMWRAQLEALADRYELVAPDLPGHGQAPGPFRIDTAVGVVRELLAEAPAYLVGVSLGGTVAVRAALAEPAKVEGLLLSGTPARMSKRLLLAQRAITAVLPPANLAATGLRIVRPADRRDADNYLADVLAAGRETQSDAMRELGRVDLTPRLGEITARTLVCCGSEDDTNLASVRALSAAVPGAELRIVEGGGHLWNLQQPDLCTRIIADFVG, encoded by the coding sequence ATGAGCGCGAGAGTCGTGCTGCTCCACGGGATGGGCCTGAGCCGGCGGATGTGGCGCGCCCAGCTCGAGGCGCTGGCGGACAGGTACGAGCTGGTGGCACCGGATCTGCCCGGGCACGGCCAGGCGCCGGGACCGTTCCGCATCGACACAGCGGTCGGCGTGGTGCGTGAGCTGCTCGCCGAGGCGCCCGCGTACCTGGTCGGGGTGTCGCTCGGCGGCACGGTCGCCGTACGGGCCGCGCTCGCCGAACCGGCGAAGGTGGAAGGGCTGCTGCTGTCCGGCACCCCGGCACGGATGTCGAAGCGGCTGCTGCTCGCCCAGCGGGCGATCACGGCAGTGTTGCCGCCGGCGAACCTCGCGGCCACCGGGCTGCGGATCGTGCGCCCGGCCGACCGGCGCGACGCGGACAACTACCTGGCCGACGTGCTGGCCGCCGGCCGGGAGACGCAGTCGGACGCGATGCGGGAGCTGGGTCGCGTCGACCTCACCCCGCGGCTGGGCGAGATCACCGCGCGGACGCTGGTGTGCTGTGGCAGCGAGGACGACACGAACCTGGCCTCGGTGCGGGCCCTGTCGGCGGCGGTCCCGGGCGCGGAGCTGCGGATCGTGGAGGGTGGCGGCCACCTGTGGAACTTGCAGCAGCCCGACCTGTGCACGCGGATCATCGCCGACTTCGTCGGGTAG
- a CDS encoding molybdopterin synthase sulfur carrier subunit, translating to MSVSVRIPTILRPLTGGASEVESSGDTLAAVLDQLESDHPGLKARVLDDDGKVRRFVNVYVGDEDVRFAEGLATSIPAGAQISIIPAVAGG from the coding sequence GTGAGCGTTTCCGTTCGTATCCCGACCATCCTGCGTCCGTTGACCGGCGGGGCCAGCGAGGTGGAGAGCAGCGGCGACACCCTCGCCGCCGTGCTCGACCAGCTCGAGTCCGACCACCCCGGGCTGAAGGCCAGGGTGCTCGACGACGACGGCAAGGTCCGCAGGTTCGTCAACGTGTACGTCGGGGACGAGGACGTGCGGTTCGCCGAGGGACTGGCGACCTCGATCCCCGCGGGTGCGCAGATCTCCATCATCCCGGCCGTCGCCGGCGGCTGA
- the otsB gene encoding trehalose-phosphatase, with the protein MGDPVYAPRSAAGRAGLQAVRTGPAGALVAVDFDGTLAEIVGDPTAARPVPGAVDALTALARRCRTVAVLTGRPAGTLVEYAGLAAHAGTDGLVVLGHYGDERWDAATDTYTQAPAPAGLAAARAALPELLRDLGSPTGVFVEEKGTSVAVHVRAAAEPHGLFVRLAAPLQELAARTGLMVQPGRFVHELRSGASDKGTALRDVAAALPAASVLYAGDDLGDLPAFEVVEVLRNTGVPGLTVACRGPEPVPEVTDRADLVLDGPQALVTFLRTLLA; encoded by the coding sequence ATGGGTGACCCGGTGTACGCACCGCGTAGTGCAGCGGGCCGAGCCGGCCTGCAGGCCGTACGGACCGGCCCGGCCGGCGCGCTCGTCGCGGTGGACTTCGACGGCACGCTGGCCGAGATCGTCGGCGACCCGACAGCCGCACGGCCGGTGCCTGGCGCGGTCGACGCGCTCACCGCGCTCGCCCGGCGGTGCCGCACCGTCGCGGTGCTCACCGGTCGGCCCGCAGGCACGCTGGTGGAGTACGCGGGCCTTGCCGCGCACGCCGGCACCGACGGGCTCGTCGTGCTCGGGCACTACGGCGACGAGCGGTGGGACGCCGCGACGGACACTTACACGCAGGCGCCGGCACCGGCCGGCCTCGCCGCGGCACGGGCGGCGCTACCCGAGCTGTTACGTGACCTCGGCTCGCCGACCGGCGTGTTCGTGGAGGAGAAGGGCACCTCGGTCGCCGTACACGTGCGCGCCGCCGCCGAGCCGCACGGCCTGTTCGTACGGCTGGCCGCGCCGCTGCAGGAGCTCGCCGCCCGCACCGGCCTGATGGTGCAGCCGGGCAGGTTCGTGCACGAGCTGCGCAGCGGCGCGTCCGACAAGGGCACCGCGCTACGCGACGTCGCGGCTGCGTTGCCCGCGGCGTCGGTGTTGTACGCCGGCGACGACCTCGGTGACCTGCCGGCCTTCGAGGTGGTGGAGGTGCTGCGCAACACCGGCGTACCCGGCCTCACCGTGGCGTGCCGTGGACCCGAGCCGGTGCCTGAGGTGACCGACCGCGCCGACCTGGTGCTCGACGGCCCGCAGGCGCTCGTGACGTTCCTGCGCACCCTGCTGGCCTGA
- a CDS encoding trehalose-6-phosphate synthase: protein MTELLVASNRGPLSFRVHDGQLTAQRGGGGLVSGLASVSATTDVLWVCAALSDTDRQAASQAPGGYLEKAGYDTGGASVRMLDIPPDTFDRAYNVVANSVLWFVHHMLYDTPRRPEFDRAFRGDWQAYVEYNTAYADALAETAAPGAKVLVQDYHLALVPRLLRERRADLRIAHFTHTPWAPPEYFRMLPDDVATELLTGILGADHAGFLSPRWASAFVDCCADVLGAAVTSDTVGLADRTTRCGVHALGADGEFLAERANADDVETRMQAIRAKAGDRQLIVRVDRTELSKNILRGLAAYRELLRERPQWRGKVVHVAFAYPSRYGLPEYRDYAAAVEELAAEIQDEFGTDDWQPLLLQVDDDFARSLAAYRLADVLLVNPIRDGMNLVAKEGPVLADHGVTLVLSREAGAYDELGDDAIAVNPYDVSGTAQALHEALSMPADERAKRCRRLAEAATGLPPAQWFADQVAALD, encoded by the coding sequence ATGACCGAGCTGTTGGTGGCCTCGAACCGCGGCCCGCTGTCGTTCCGCGTCCACGACGGCCAACTCACCGCCCAACGCGGCGGCGGTGGCCTCGTCTCCGGGCTTGCGTCGGTCAGCGCGACGACGGACGTCCTCTGGGTATGCGCTGCGCTGTCGGACACCGACCGGCAGGCGGCGAGCCAGGCCCCTGGCGGTTACCTGGAGAAGGCCGGCTACGACACCGGCGGCGCGTCGGTGCGGATGCTCGACATCCCGCCGGACACCTTCGACCGCGCCTACAACGTGGTGGCGAACTCCGTGCTGTGGTTCGTCCACCACATGCTCTACGACACGCCACGCCGTCCCGAGTTCGACCGCGCCTTCCGCGGCGACTGGCAGGCGTACGTCGAGTACAACACCGCGTACGCCGACGCGCTCGCCGAGACCGCGGCGCCCGGCGCGAAGGTGCTCGTGCAGGACTACCACCTCGCGCTCGTGCCGCGGCTGCTGCGCGAGCGCCGCGCGGACCTGCGCATCGCCCACTTCACGCACACGCCGTGGGCGCCACCCGAGTACTTCCGGATGCTGCCCGACGACGTCGCGACCGAGCTGCTCACCGGGATACTCGGCGCCGACCACGCCGGGTTCCTCTCGCCGCGCTGGGCGAGCGCTTTCGTTGACTGCTGCGCCGACGTCCTCGGCGCAGCAGTCACCTCCGACACCGTCGGCCTCGCCGACCGCACCACCAGGTGCGGGGTGCACGCGCTCGGCGCCGACGGCGAGTTCCTTGCGGAGCGGGCGAACGCCGACGACGTCGAGACCAGGATGCAGGCCATCCGGGCCAAGGCCGGCGACCGCCAGCTGATCGTCCGGGTGGACCGCACGGAGCTCAGCAAGAACATCCTGCGCGGCCTCGCCGCGTACCGCGAGCTGCTGCGCGAACGGCCGCAGTGGCGCGGCAAGGTCGTGCACGTCGCGTTCGCGTACCCGAGCAGGTACGGCCTGCCCGAGTACCGCGACTACGCCGCGGCCGTCGAGGAGCTGGCCGCCGAGATCCAGGACGAGTTCGGCACCGACGACTGGCAACCGCTGCTGCTGCAGGTCGACGACGACTTCGCCAGGTCGCTTGCCGCGTACCGGCTCGCGGACGTGCTGCTGGTCAACCCGATCCGCGACGGCATGAACCTGGTCGCGAAGGAGGGGCCGGTGCTCGCCGACCACGGGGTGACCCTCGTGCTGTCGCGCGAGGCGGGTGCGTACGACGAGCTCGGCGACGACGCGATCGCCGTGAACCCGTACGACGTCAGCGGCACCGCGCAGGCGCTGCACGAGGCGCTGTCGATGCCCGCGGACGAACGCGCGAAGCGGTGCCGGCGGCTGGCCGAGGCAGCCACCGGGCTCCCGCCGGCACAGTGGTTCGCCGACCAGGTGGCCGCACTCGACTGA